From one Pontibacillus sp. HMF3514 genomic stretch:
- the recU gene encoding Holliday junction resolvase RecU, with translation MNYPNGKKTNNNAVTNRKPKQKPDFSNRGMTLEEDINQSNQAYLTSGRAVIHKKPTPVQIVNVDYPKRSAAVIKEAYFKQASTTDYNGIYRGKYIDFEAKETRNKTSFPLANIHEHQVEHMKKVCEQDGVCFAILRFSQLEETYFFPAEKLFQHWDRQNNGGRKSIPYQTIQQEGHFIQLQYHIRVDYLSVIDEMYF, from the coding sequence ATGAACTATCCAAATGGGAAGAAAACTAACAACAATGCAGTGACGAATCGAAAACCAAAACAAAAGCCTGATTTTTCTAATCGTGGAATGACACTTGAAGAAGATATAAATCAATCGAATCAAGCTTATTTAACATCAGGACGAGCTGTCATTCACAAAAAACCAACACCTGTGCAAATTGTTAATGTGGATTATCCTAAAAGAAGTGCTGCTGTTATTAAGGAAGCCTATTTCAAACAAGCATCAACCACTGACTATAATGGTATTTATAGAGGAAAATATATTGATTTTGAAGCAAAAGAAACAAGAAACAAAACCTCTTTTCCTCTAGCCAATATTCATGAGCATCAGGTTGAACACATGAAAAAAGTATGCGAACAAGATGGAGTCTGTTTTGCTATATTAAGGTTTTCCCAATTGGAGGAGACATATTTTTTCCCTGCAGAGAAACTTTTTCAACACTGGGATCGTCAAAATAATGGCGGAAGAAAATCCATTCCGTATCAAACTATTCAACAAGAAGGACATTTCATCCAACTTCAATATCATATACGAGTCGATTATTTAAGCGTAATTGATGAAATGTACTTTTAA
- a CDS encoding DUF2515 family protein yields MDAREEQILIQHIKEQTSIHNVDNISRTKAYQNLYFSYPEIRWAFLASMVSRNAGWNITDLQMDPFQSMLSKQEKRNLFSTYERANWLIFSDAYPQLLLYALSCEIGQALFHLLSEFRISKFMEKEWIYFWENRDHSRLVTALIINEQNVIQKPVIEQSYYKHEVFEKLPFRSQDLFHLSAVLFPTLRGKVYGAYVHGFFHLSNRIMLGKKLAALLFHKDLYDEFVAFAKYAEPLGSRIEYERYFTTRMPKAPMLRMVYPVITHQDNIRKDWYHSGRSVKKKWWKEEEADLTKDVSNRFYAKRYMLQAWDRLEKTSISKK; encoded by the coding sequence ATGGACGCTAGAGAAGAACAAATACTGATTCAACACATAAAAGAACAGACATCCATCCATAACGTCGATAATATTTCCCGTACAAAAGCCTATCAAAACTTATATTTTTCCTATCCTGAAATACGTTGGGCTTTTTTAGCAAGCATGGTCTCTCGCAATGCAGGGTGGAATATAACTGATTTACAAATGGACCCTTTTCAATCCATGCTATCAAAACAAGAAAAACGTAATTTATTCTCTACTTATGAACGTGCAAATTGGCTTATATTTTCCGATGCTTATCCTCAATTACTTCTATATGCTTTATCTTGTGAAATAGGACAGGCACTATTTCATTTATTATCTGAGTTCCGCATTTCGAAATTTATGGAAAAAGAGTGGATTTATTTTTGGGAGAATAGAGATCATTCTCGTTTAGTTACAGCCCTTATAATAAATGAGCAAAATGTTATCCAGAAACCAGTCATTGAACAGTCCTATTATAAACATGAGGTGTTTGAAAAATTACCGTTTCGATCTCAAGATTTATTCCATTTGAGCGCCGTATTATTCCCAACGTTAAGAGGTAAAGTCTATGGTGCATACGTTCATGGTTTCTTTCACTTATCCAATCGGATTATGTTAGGTAAAAAGCTGGCCGCATTATTATTTCACAAGGATTTGTATGATGAATTTGTAGCTTTTGCGAAATACGCTGAGCCCCTGGGTTCACGTATAGAGTATGAGCGGTACTTTACAACCAGAATGCCAAAAGCTCCTATGCTTCGAATGGTTTACCCTGTTATCACTCATCAAGATAATATTCGAAAAGATTGGTATCATTCAGGGCGGTCAGTGAAGAAAAAATGGTGGAAAGAAGAGGAAGCAGATCTTACTAAGGATGTTAGTAATCGGTTTTATGCCAAGCGTTACATGTTACAAGCTTGGGATCGATTGGAGAAAACAAGTATAAGCAAAAAATAG
- a CDS encoding efflux RND transporter permease subunit, translated as MNWILRYRKIVLVFIFLLVSTGIFTYYQLPKRDLPEINVNIASITTPFPGATPLDVERTITNPIEDKIKDIEGVDTVESISTTGFSSVTVTLEGNVNNKVTYSKIRQSISDIARTFPEEVQDSSVNTDLNMTAVSSYHLKAQNYDTLYKAHDLIINWQKQLSNISGVQSVQVKGLPEEQLLITLDAEKLNNQSLSPLQIIDSLQKELSPGAIGTIEEDEKLYQLRLNKTSDWKELEDISVGLNPQGESITLNDIGAINLTHTEVKDLITYKEQPSLSLTIKAKEGMNISALQDRIDEEIKSLSGNLPDNITVEQFYSQNTLIEEVFTNLLTSFGISLAAVLLIMMIGLPFSSALLVAIAIPISVLIGLIPLPYVGVDLNQISIIGIIIAIGILVDDAIVVNDNIQRRFQLGDSAWKGTIRGIKDVRLSIITSTLMIVFSFFPLTFLSGSNGDFIRALPTTLIATIVASTILSLTLIPTVLYIRKKRKDSKAEQSKSGLLGSFFSKLEMIYADKILPKVTKRPIIIGFSGLIVCALLASLAIKIPFEFFPSADRKEVTISVTAPQGTTLNQTRSQLEEMESFIKQNSEVVEETAIFAGSGMPPLFSSTLQQSGENTGQILIRVNKSQQSASNFINNWEEKLRNKFTKSEIFLETITAGPPPSAPIAVNIQGPKLEQLIQTANDLKKELIKLDSTELITLNMNNEQPYIEYSLDRAKIAENNISIDQISSQLQVANTGIPLRVFDNGVNRYDMKLLLNDGDGSGVNLEALRVTGSSTSKGTPRVFTLDELIEQEKSNQLGSIPHMDGERTVTVKGYGEESSNSFQKEANEVINEFEKTLPAGYSFTNSGELNAQQEFFIEVSKLFVIVLFLIYLVMAIQFNSLTIPLLITSTVFLAVTGAIIGLFVTNEPLSFLAVLGIVSLSGIVVRNSVILVDFIEQNHRESQSIHTAVIEAGRSRLRPIILTSLTSIAALLPIAFSGDVLFRPLAISIVGGLLFSTILTLILLPSFYLILYRIRRGKIKTS; from the coding sequence ATGAATTGGATACTAAGGTACAGAAAAATTGTTCTTGTATTTATCTTTTTGTTAGTTTCTACTGGCATTTTTACATATTATCAGTTACCTAAGAGAGATCTACCCGAAATTAATGTAAACATTGCATCAATCACAACTCCATTTCCTGGTGCAACTCCTTTAGATGTAGAGCGTACGATTACCAATCCGATAGAAGATAAGATCAAGGATATTGAAGGTGTAGATACTGTAGAATCCATTTCCACCACTGGCTTTTCATCCGTTACTGTCACGCTAGAAGGAAACGTAAACAACAAAGTCACCTATTCCAAAATTAGACAATCCATTTCAGACATAGCACGTACTTTCCCAGAAGAAGTTCAAGACTCATCGGTAAATACTGATTTAAATATGACAGCAGTTTCCTCGTATCATTTGAAAGCTCAGAATTATGATACTTTATATAAGGCTCACGATTTAATAATAAATTGGCAAAAGCAATTATCAAATATATCAGGTGTTCAATCCGTTCAAGTTAAAGGGTTACCAGAAGAACAGCTTTTAATTACACTGGATGCAGAAAAACTTAATAATCAGTCCCTTTCACCTTTACAAATCATTGATTCTTTACAAAAGGAGTTATCTCCAGGAGCTATTGGTACCATTGAAGAGGATGAAAAACTCTATCAATTAAGATTAAACAAAACATCTGATTGGAAAGAGTTAGAGGACATTTCAGTAGGTCTAAATCCTCAAGGTGAAAGCATAACACTCAATGATATTGGAGCAATTAATTTAACTCATACTGAAGTAAAAGACTTAATTACGTATAAGGAACAGCCATCTTTATCATTAACGATTAAGGCCAAAGAAGGTATGAATATATCTGCTTTACAAGACCGTATTGATGAAGAGATTAAAAGTTTATCAGGTAACCTACCTGACAACATAACTGTGGAGCAGTTTTATAGTCAAAATACATTAATTGAAGAAGTATTTACGAATCTCCTTACTTCTTTCGGGATTTCACTTGCTGCAGTATTGCTGATTATGATGATTGGGTTACCATTTTCATCAGCTTTACTTGTCGCAATCGCTATTCCTATATCAGTATTAATCGGACTTATCCCCCTACCATATGTAGGTGTAGACTTAAATCAAATTTCGATTATTGGCATCATTATTGCCATCGGTATCCTTGTTGATGATGCCATCGTAGTAAATGACAACATTCAACGACGTTTCCAATTAGGAGATAGTGCTTGGAAGGGAACAATTCGTGGTATTAAAGATGTAAGACTTTCTATTATTACATCAACATTGATGATTGTTTTTAGCTTCTTCCCTTTAACTTTTTTGTCTGGTAGTAATGGTGATTTTATACGTGCATTACCTACTACCCTGATCGCAACTATAGTAGCTTCAACAATATTGTCGTTAACCTTAATCCCTACAGTACTATATATAAGAAAAAAACGGAAAGACTCGAAAGCTGAGCAATCCAAATCAGGTTTACTGGGAAGCTTTTTTTCTAAACTAGAAATGATTTATGCAGATAAGATCTTACCTAAGGTAACAAAGCGCCCTATAATAATTGGGTTTTCTGGATTAATTGTGTGTGCTCTATTAGCTAGTCTAGCAATTAAAATCCCTTTTGAATTTTTCCCATCTGCTGACCGAAAAGAAGTAACGATTTCTGTTACCGCTCCACAAGGGACAACATTAAATCAAACTCGCAGTCAATTAGAAGAAATGGAATCATTTATTAAGCAAAATAGTGAAGTTGTAGAAGAAACAGCTATTTTTGCTGGAAGTGGAATGCCACCATTATTTAGTTCTACACTTCAACAAAGTGGAGAAAATACTGGTCAAATTCTAATTCGAGTGAATAAATCTCAGCAAAGCGCCTCAAACTTTATAAACAATTGGGAGGAAAAGCTTCGTAACAAATTTACAAAGAGTGAGATTTTCCTTGAAACCATAACGGCTGGCCCTCCTCCTAGCGCACCAATTGCAGTAAATATTCAAGGACCTAAACTTGAGCAATTAATTCAAACTGCGAACGACTTGAAAAAAGAATTGATTAAGCTTGACTCAACTGAACTCATAACGCTAAATATGAATAACGAGCAACCATATATTGAGTATTCGTTAGATCGAGCGAAGATAGCTGAGAATAATATATCCATTGATCAAATATCATCCCAACTCCAAGTTGCAAATACTGGCATTCCGTTACGTGTATTTGATAACGGTGTGAATCGCTATGATATGAAATTATTACTAAATGATGGTGATGGATCTGGCGTTAATTTAGAAGCCTTAAGAGTTACTGGATCCTCTACATCTAAGGGAACACCGAGAGTTTTCACATTAGATGAATTAATCGAACAAGAAAAATCAAATCAATTAGGCTCAATACCACATATGGATGGAGAAAGGACTGTGACCGTTAAAGGGTACGGAGAAGAAAGTTCAAATTCATTTCAAAAAGAAGCAAATGAAGTCATTAACGAGTTTGAGAAAACATTACCCGCGGGTTACTCCTTTACAAATAGTGGTGAATTAAATGCTCAGCAAGAATTCTTTATCGAAGTTTCAAAGCTGTTTGTAATCGTCTTATTCTTGATTTATTTAGTGATGGCTATTCAATTTAACTCACTAACCATTCCTTTATTGATTACAAGTACAGTTTTCCTTGCTGTAACAGGAGCCATAATTGGTTTGTTTGTAACCAATGAGCCGCTTAGCTTTTTAGCTGTATTAGGAATCGTATCACTATCTGGAATTGTGGTCCGTAACTCGGTAATTTTGGTTGATTTCATCGAACAAAATCACCGAGAATCACAATCTATACACACGGCAGTTATTGAGGCTGGTCGTTCACGCTTACGACCTATTATTTTAACATCACTTACATCAATTGCTGCTTTATTACCAATTGCTTTTTCAGGTGATGTGTTGTTCAGACCCTTAGCTATTTCAATTGTTGGAGGTCTGTTATTTTCAACCATTCTTACACTAATATTACTACCTTCCTTTTATTTAATTCTGTATCGAATTCGAAGAGGAAAAATTAAAACTTCATAA
- a CDS encoding CotD family spore coat protein, with protein sequence MRPRRMCGCGPRPQMVSPAQQKVYPTKQCVKHNFFQQEVDHIHPTHTTNVNHVNVLNKHFFPQSQSDVTQVSQQNVNMGPGSQVAGASTGPMGGPGMMGPGGPGQMGPGSQVAGASTGPMGGPGMMGPGQMGQCPMGPNQMGPMGMKPKKCGC encoded by the coding sequence ATGCGTCCAAGAAGAATGTGTGGTTGTGGACCAAGACCACAAATGGTAAGTCCAGCTCAACAAAAAGTATATCCAACAAAGCAATGTGTAAAGCATAACTTTTTTCAACAAGAGGTAGACCACATTCATCCTACTCATACAACGAATGTTAACCATGTCAATGTATTGAACAAACATTTCTTCCCTCAATCTCAGTCTGATGTTACTCAAGTTTCTCAGCAAAATGTTAATATGGGACCAGGAAGCCAAGTAGCTGGAGCATCAACAGGGCCAATGGGTGGTCCTGGCATGATGGGACCAGGTGGACCAGGTCAAATGGGACCAGGAAGCCAGGTAGCTGGAGCATCAACAGGACCAATGGGCGGCCCGGGAATGATGGGACCAGGTCAAATGGGACAATGTCCAATGGGACCGAACCAAATGGGTCCAATGGGTATGAAACCAAAAAAATGCGGTTGTTAG
- a CDS encoding SLOG family protein, which produces MKIIAVSGYKPMEMGLFQIDDPKIDYVKETIKRRLLPLIEEGLEWVLISGNMGVEIWTGEIILDLKNEYDIKLGVFPPFLNQESRWPEKQQEQYRMLIESADFFKPLYNKEYDGPYQFQARDQWLLEKSDACILLYDEETGGSPAYFLEKAKQYQEKHDYPIYYITPFDIDDTVREMMMEDPNYWSD; this is translated from the coding sequence ATGAAGATTATAGCCGTTTCAGGATACAAACCAATGGAAATGGGATTATTTCAAATAGATGATCCTAAAATTGATTATGTAAAAGAAACGATTAAACGTAGATTACTCCCCCTAATTGAAGAAGGGTTGGAGTGGGTATTAATTTCAGGTAATATGGGAGTTGAAATATGGACAGGCGAAATCATACTTGATTTAAAGAATGAATATGATATAAAGCTAGGGGTTTTTCCGCCATTTTTAAATCAAGAAAGCAGGTGGCCTGAGAAACAACAAGAGCAATATCGTATGCTAATAGAGAGTGCAGATTTCTTTAAACCATTGTATAATAAAGAATATGATGGACCCTATCAGTTTCAAGCCAGAGACCAGTGGTTATTAGAAAAAAGTGATGCTTGTATACTCTTGTATGATGAAGAAACAGGAGGAAGCCCTGCATATTTTTTAGAGAAAGCAAAGCAATACCAAGAGAAGCATGATTACCCTATTTATTATATTACACCATTTGATATTGATGATACGGTTCGTGAAATGATGATGGAGGATCCAAATTACTGGTCTGATTAA
- a CDS encoding YbjQ family protein, translating into MIIVNTDFIPGHEIKELKGFVRGSTVQSKNVGRDILASLKNLVGGELVDYTKMMDEARQQAIGRMKKHAEEKGADAVINVRLETSNVTNAASEIIAYGTAVTINEISNN; encoded by the coding sequence ATGATTATCGTGAATACTGATTTTATTCCAGGCCATGAAATCAAGGAATTAAAAGGGTTTGTCAGAGGAAGCACTGTGCAATCTAAAAATGTAGGTAGAGATATTCTTGCAAGCCTTAAAAATTTAGTGGGTGGAGAACTCGTAGACTATACCAAAATGATGGATGAAGCAAGACAGCAAGCTATAGGTCGAATGAAAAAGCATGCTGAAGAAAAGGGTGCTGATGCTGTCATTAACGTTCGATTAGAAACATCAAATGTAACAAATGCAGCTTCAGAAATCATTGCTTATGGTACGGCTGTAACAATTAATGAAATCAGTAATAATTAA
- a CDS encoding PilZ domain-containing protein has protein sequence MRKGQQLVIGQVLDIQGEMMEIIVHDRSKVHVGSLWTCTYEHIEFKSKVLKKDGFHIYLYLPLFLDKFPDNRRKLPRVPCSFSAFLYQVQGGVYSFAGTATVIDINVKGFGLLSSEKFENESIYDIHINDEKLEVKPSIKIKNIADCEAQNRYGCEILTISDEQLLSIREYMLSQQIFSPRK, from the coding sequence ATGAGAAAAGGTCAACAACTTGTCATTGGACAAGTATTAGATATCCAAGGTGAAATGATGGAAATAATCGTCCATGATCGTTCAAAAGTACATGTAGGAAGTTTATGGACCTGTACTTATGAACATATTGAATTTAAATCAAAAGTATTAAAGAAAGACGGTTTTCACATTTATTTGTATTTACCGTTGTTTTTGGATAAATTCCCTGATAATCGAAGAAAACTACCTCGTGTGCCGTGTTCTTTTTCAGCATTTTTATATCAGGTGCAAGGTGGCGTATATAGTTTTGCTGGAACAGCTACAGTTATTGACATAAACGTCAAAGGGTTTGGTTTATTATCCTCTGAGAAATTTGAAAATGAAAGTATTTATGATATTCACATTAATGATGAGAAACTTGAAGTAAAGCCTTCGATCAAAATAAAGAATATAGCTGATTGTGAAGCGCAGAATAGATACGGTTGTGAGATTTTAACAATTAGTGATGAACAACTGTTGTCTATTCGAGAATATATGTTATCTCAGCAAATTTTTTCTCCTAGAAAATAA
- a CDS encoding DUF1798 family protein, with protein sequence MKSLEETIMEVKKNLDQLKDLFLQSEKPPDRKDRELFEKVKKESKPLFELNEKWADLAEQYTYKVENSVVYPLQIKNTKENFELVILHSYYIDVPKKRYMELYNSIHYVLDQLLDSIEMNKEADS encoded by the coding sequence ATGAAGTCGCTTGAAGAAACGATTATGGAAGTAAAGAAAAATTTAGATCAATTAAAAGATCTTTTCTTACAATCTGAAAAGCCTCCAGATCGTAAGGATCGAGAGCTTTTTGAAAAGGTTAAGAAGGAATCAAAACCATTATTCGAACTCAATGAAAAATGGGCTGATCTAGCTGAGCAATATACCTATAAAGTTGAAAACTCGGTTGTTTATCCTTTACAAATAAAGAACACTAAAGAAAATTTTGAACTTGTTATATTACACAGTTATTATATTGATGTTCCCAAAAAACGATATATGGAATTATATAACTCCATTCATTATGTTCTTGATCAATTATTGGATTCAATTGAAATGAATAAAGAAGCAGACTCTTAA
- the gpsB gene encoding cell division regulator GpsB produces the protein MGLERVQYSSKDILEKDFKTAIRGYNQEEVDQFLDDVIQDYDAFQKEIERLKQENEQLKKQNPGAQQQSSSPAPKRTRSATQQPQQGQVNYDVLQRLSNLEKAVFGKKYSDS, from the coding sequence ATGGGTTTAGAACGAGTACAGTATTCAAGTAAAGATATTCTGGAAAAAGATTTTAAAACAGCCATTCGAGGTTATAATCAAGAAGAAGTAGATCAGTTTTTAGATGACGTTATTCAAGATTATGATGCTTTTCAGAAAGAGATTGAGCGATTAAAGCAAGAAAATGAGCAATTAAAGAAGCAAAACCCAGGGGCTCAACAGCAATCATCATCACCTGCCCCTAAAAGAACAAGAAGTGCTACACAACAACCTCAGCAAGGACAAGTTAACTATGATGTCTTGCAGAGGTTATCAAACTTAGAAAAAGCTGTTTTCGGGAAAAAGTATTCTGACTCTTAA
- a CDS encoding cytidine deaminase: MNTEDLIKRAKTIREKAYVPYSKFPVGAALLTTSGKVYDGCNIENAAYPVTCCAERVAIFKAISEGETSFDTLAVVADTDRPVPPCGSCRQVISEFFDAQSKVHTTNLQGDVKTLTVDQLLPYSFSANDLNDHE, encoded by the coding sequence ATGAATACAGAAGACTTGATAAAACGTGCAAAAACAATACGCGAAAAAGCCTATGTACCGTATTCTAAATTCCCAGTTGGTGCTGCATTACTAACAACATCAGGGAAGGTATATGATGGTTGTAATATAGAAAATGCTGCATATCCTGTGACTTGTTGTGCAGAGCGTGTAGCTATTTTTAAAGCCATTTCTGAAGGGGAAACGTCTTTCGATACATTAGCTGTTGTAGCTGATACAGATCGTCCTGTACCACCATGTGGTTCTTGTCGCCAAGTTATTAGTGAATTTTTTGATGCACAGTCTAAAGTTCACACAACAAATCTTCAAGGTGACGTAAAAACGTTAACTGTAGATCAATTACTACCGTATTCATTTTCAGCTAATGATCTAAACGATCATGAATAA